A stretch of Malus sylvestris chromosome 11, drMalSylv7.2, whole genome shotgun sequence DNA encodes these proteins:
- the LOC126588927 gene encoding beta-glucosidase 11-like isoform X5, whose product MLRVSFFLCFLLVKLSLCADKFSRDDFPPGFVFGASSSAYQVEGAADQDGRTPSILDTYAHAGNYDGATGDVACDQYHKYKEDVQLMVDTGLEAYRFSISWSRLIPNGRGPVNPKGVQYYNNLIDELITHGIEPHVTLHHSDLPQALDDEYGGWVSRKIVKDFTTYADACFKNFGDRVLHWTTMNEPNVFILGGYDVGFLPPQRCSAPFGVNCSRGNSSTEPYMAAHYTLLAHASAARLYKKMYQDKQHGYIGINVFAYWFVPLTKTIEDELATQRAMDFYFGWVLNPLVFGDYPDVMKKIVGSRIPVFTSLESRIVKGSFDFIGLNYYNILNIKDYSSTLKMETRDFMADSAIKISPLDNGTTTFEYPITPWGLQELLEYIKENYGNPPIYIHENGQRTRRNSSLEDWGRVKFLQGHIQSLLEAIRNGSNSRGYLTWSFLDSLELLDGYESSYGLYYVDLEDPDLKRQPKLSAHWYSHFLKRKNVINFDEVLTSISNGYDIQ is encoded by the exons ATGTTGagagtttcattttttttgtgttttcttcTCGTAAAGCTTTCTTTATGCGCTGATAAATTTAGCAGAGATGACTTCCCTCCAGGCTTCGTGTTTGGTGCTTCCTCCTCTGCTTATCAG GTGGAAGGTGCTGCAGACCAAGACGGAAGGACCCCAAGCATCTTGGACACATATGCCCATGCGG GTAATTATGATGGAGCCACTGGAGATGTAGCGTGTGATCAGTATCACAAATACAAG GAAGATGTCCAACTAATGGTGGATACTGGTTTGGAGGCATATAGATTTTCCATCTCATGGTCAAGACTTATCCCAA ATGGAAGAGGACCTGTCAACCCAAAGGGTGTACAATATTACAACAATCTTATTGATGAACTGATCACCCATG GAATCGAACCACATGTTACTTTACACCACAGTGATCTCCCACAGGCACTTGATGATGAGTATGGAGGATGGGTTAGTCGAAAAATTGT AAAAGACTTCACTACATATGCAGATGCGTGCTTCAAAAATTTCGGGGATAGAGTTTTGCATTGGACTACTATGAATGAGCCTAATGTTTTTATACTTGGGGGTTACGATGTTGGATTTCTTCCACCACAGCGATGTTCTGCTCCATTTGGTGTCAATTGTTCTAGGGGTAATTCCTCAACAGAGCCATACATGGCAGCTCATTATACCTTGTTAGCTCATGCATCAGCTGCTAGATTGTACAAGAAAATGTACCAG GACAAGCAGCATGGATATATAGGAATCAATGTTTTTGCCTATTGGTTTGTTCCTCTAACAAAAACTATTGAAGATGAACTTGCCACCCAAAGAGCCATGGACTTCTACTTTGGTTG GGTTTTGAATCCCTTGGTGTTTGGAGATTACCCTGATGTAATGAAAAAGATAGTAGGCTCTAGAATTCCTGTTTTTACTAGTCTTGAGTCCCGAATTGTCAAGGGTTCATTTGACttcattggattgaattatTATAACATATTAAACATCAAGGACTACTCAAGCACTTTAAAGATGGAAACCAGAGACTTTATGGCAGACTCAGCAATAAAGATATCGC CACTGGACAATGGTACAACAACATTTGAG TATCCAATAACTCCCTGGGGCCTGCAAGAACTGTTGGAATATATCAAGGAAAATTATGGCAATCCTCCTATATATATCCATGAAAatg GTCAACGGACTCGACGCAATTCATCTTTGGAGGACTGGGGGCGGGTGAAATTTTTGCAAGGGCACATCCAATCTTTGCTTGAAGCTATAAG GAATGGATCAAACTCAAGAGGTTATTTAACATGGTCCTTCTTGGATTCTCTTGAACTGTTAGACGGCTATGAATCGAGCTACGGCCTATACTACGTGGATTTGGAAGACCCTGATTTGAAAAGACAACCTAAACTCTCTGCTCATTGGTACTCTCATTTTCTAAAGAGAAAAAATGTCATCAACTTTGATGAAGTTCTTACATCCATTTCCAATGGTTACGACATTCAGTAG
- the LOC126588927 gene encoding beta-glucosidase 11-like isoform X1 — MLLLMLRVSFFLCFLLIKLSLCADKYSRDDFPPGFVFGASSSAYQVEGAADQDGRTPSILDTYAHAGNYDGATGDVACDQYHKYKEDVQLMVDTGLEAYRFSISWSRLIPNGRGPVNPKGVQYYNNLIDELITHGIEPHVTLHHSDLPQALDDEYGGWVSRKIVKDFTTYADACFKNFGDRVLHWTTMNEPNVFILGGYDVGFLPPQRCSAPFGVNCSRGNSSTEPYMAAHYTLLAHASAARLYKKMYQDKQHGYIGINVFAYWFVPLTKTIEDELATQRAMDFYFGWVLNPLVFGDYPDVMKKIVGSRIPVFTSLESRIVKGSFDFIGLNYYNILNIKDYSSTLKMETRDFMADSAIKISPLDNGTTTFEYPITPWGLQELLEYIKENYGNPPIYIHENGQRTRRNSSLEDWGRVKFLQGHIQSLLEAIRNGSNSRGYLTWSFLDSLELLDGYESSYGLYYVDLEDPDLKRQPKLSAHWYSHFLKRKNVINFDEVLTSISNGYDIQ, encoded by the exons GTGGAAGGTGCTGCAGACCAAGACGGAAGGACCCCAAGCATCTTGGACACATATGCCCATGCGG GTAATTATGATGGAGCCACTGGAGATGTAGCGTGTGATCAGTATCACAAATACAAG GAAGATGTCCAACTAATGGTGGATACTGGTTTGGAGGCATATAGATTTTCCATCTCATGGTCAAGACTTATCCCAA ATGGAAGAGGACCTGTCAACCCAAAGGGTGTACAATATTACAACAATCTTATTGATGAACTGATCACCCATG GAATCGAACCACATGTTACTTTACACCACAGTGATCTCCCACAGGCACTTGATGATGAGTATGGAGGATGGGTTAGTCGAAAAATTGT AAAAGACTTCACTACATATGCAGATGCGTGCTTCAAAAATTTCGGGGATAGAGTTTTGCATTGGACTACTATGAATGAGCCTAATGTTTTTATACTTGGGGGTTACGATGTTGGATTTCTTCCACCACAGCGATGTTCTGCTCCATTTGGTGTCAATTGTTCTAGGGGTAATTCCTCAACAGAGCCATACATGGCAGCTCATTATACCTTGTTAGCTCATGCATCAGCTGCTAGATTGTACAAGAAAATGTACCAG GACAAGCAGCATGGATATATAGGAATCAATGTTTTTGCCTATTGGTTTGTTCCTCTAACAAAAACTATTGAAGATGAACTTGCCACCCAAAGAGCCATGGACTTCTACTTTGGTTG GGTTTTGAATCCCTTGGTGTTTGGAGATTACCCTGATGTAATGAAAAAGATAGTAGGCTCTAGAATTCCTGTTTTTACTAGTCTTGAGTCCCGAATTGTCAAGGGTTCATTTGACttcattggattgaattatTATAACATATTAAACATCAAGGACTACTCAAGCACTTTAAAGATGGAAACCAGAGACTTTATGGCAGACTCAGCAATAAAGATATCGC CACTGGACAATGGTACAACAACATTTGAG TATCCAATAACTCCCTGGGGCCTGCAAGAACTGTTGGAATATATCAAGGAAAATTATGGCAATCCTCCTATATATATCCATGAAAatg GTCAACGGACTCGACGCAATTCATCTTTGGAGGACTGGGGGCGGGTGAAATTTTTGCAAGGGCACATCCAATCTTTGCTTGAAGCTATAAG GAATGGATCAAACTCAAGAGGTTATTTAACATGGTCCTTCTTGGATTCTCTTGAACTGTTAGACGGCTATGAATCGAGCTACGGCCTATACTACGTGGATTTGGAAGACCCTGATTTGAAAAGACAACCTAAACTCTCTGCTCATTGGTACTCTCATTTTCTAAAGAGAAAAAATGTCATCAACTTTGATGAAGTTCTTACATCCATTTCCAATGGTTACGACATTCAGTAG
- the LOC126588927 gene encoding beta-glucosidase 11-like isoform X6: MVDTGLEAYRFSISWSRLIPNGRGPVNPKGVQYYNNLIDELITHGIEPHVTLHHSDLPQALDDEYGGWVSRKIVKDFTTYADACFKNFGDRVLHWTTMNEPNVFILGGYDVGFLPPQRCSAPFGVNCSRGNSSTEPYMAAHYTLLAHASAARLYKKMYQDKQHGYIGINVFAYWFVPLTKTIEDELATQRAMDFYFGWVLNPLVFGDYPDVMKKIVGSRIPVFTSLESRIVKGSFDFIGLNYYNILNIKDYSSTLKMETRDFMADSAIKISPLDNGTTTFEYPITPWGLQELLEYIKENYGNPPIYIHENGQRTRRNSSLEDWGRVKFLQGHIQSLLEAIRNGSNSRGYLTWSFLDSLELLDGYESSYGLYYVDLEDPDLKRQPKLSAHWYSHFLKRKNVINFDEVLTSISNGYDIQ, encoded by the exons ATGGTGGATACTGGTTTGGAGGCATATAGATTTTCCATCTCATGGTCAAGACTTATCCCAA ATGGAAGAGGACCTGTCAACCCAAAGGGTGTACAATATTACAACAATCTTATTGATGAACTGATCACCCATG GAATCGAACCACATGTTACTTTACACCACAGTGATCTCCCACAGGCACTTGATGATGAGTATGGAGGATGGGTTAGTCGAAAAATTGT AAAAGACTTCACTACATATGCAGATGCGTGCTTCAAAAATTTCGGGGATAGAGTTTTGCATTGGACTACTATGAATGAGCCTAATGTTTTTATACTTGGGGGTTACGATGTTGGATTTCTTCCACCACAGCGATGTTCTGCTCCATTTGGTGTCAATTGTTCTAGGGGTAATTCCTCAACAGAGCCATACATGGCAGCTCATTATACCTTGTTAGCTCATGCATCAGCTGCTAGATTGTACAAGAAAATGTACCAG GACAAGCAGCATGGATATATAGGAATCAATGTTTTTGCCTATTGGTTTGTTCCTCTAACAAAAACTATTGAAGATGAACTTGCCACCCAAAGAGCCATGGACTTCTACTTTGGTTG GGTTTTGAATCCCTTGGTGTTTGGAGATTACCCTGATGTAATGAAAAAGATAGTAGGCTCTAGAATTCCTGTTTTTACTAGTCTTGAGTCCCGAATTGTCAAGGGTTCATTTGACttcattggattgaattatTATAACATATTAAACATCAAGGACTACTCAAGCACTTTAAAGATGGAAACCAGAGACTTTATGGCAGACTCAGCAATAAAGATATCGC CACTGGACAATGGTACAACAACATTTGAG TATCCAATAACTCCCTGGGGCCTGCAAGAACTGTTGGAATATATCAAGGAAAATTATGGCAATCCTCCTATATATATCCATGAAAatg GTCAACGGACTCGACGCAATTCATCTTTGGAGGACTGGGGGCGGGTGAAATTTTTGCAAGGGCACATCCAATCTTTGCTTGAAGCTATAAG GAATGGATCAAACTCAAGAGGTTATTTAACATGGTCCTTCTTGGATTCTCTTGAACTGTTAGACGGCTATGAATCGAGCTACGGCCTATACTACGTGGATTTGGAAGACCCTGATTTGAAAAGACAACCTAAACTCTCTGCTCATTGGTACTCTCATTTTCTAAAGAGAAAAAATGTCATCAACTTTGATGAAGTTCTTACATCCATTTCCAATGGTTACGACATTCAGTAG